One Danio aesculapii chromosome 13, fDanAes4.1, whole genome shotgun sequence DNA window includes the following coding sequences:
- the six2a gene encoding homeobox protein SIX2a: MSMLPTFGFTQEQVACVCEVLQQGGNIERLGRFLWSLPACEHLHKNESVLKAKAVVAFHRGNFRELYKILESHQFSPHNHPKLQQLWLKAHYIEAEKLRGRPLGAVGKYRVRRKFPLPRSIWDGEETSYCFKEKSRSVLREWYTHNPYPSPREKRELAEATGLTTTQVSNWFKNRRQRDRAAEAKERENNENSNTNSHNPLTSSMNGNKTILGSSDDDKTPSGTPDHTSSSPALLLTSNSGLQSLHGLAPPPGPSAIPVPSADSVHHHHSLHDTILNPMSSNLVDLGS, encoded by the exons ATGTCTATGCTTCCAACATTCGGCTTTACGCAAGAGCAAGTGGCGTGCGTCTGCGAGGTTCTTCAGCAGGGTGGAAACATTGAACGTCTCGGGCGCTTTTTGTGGTCTCTGCCGGCTTGCGAACATCTCCACAAGAACGAGAGTGTGCTCAAAGCGAAAGCTGTGGTCGCATTTCATAGGGGGAATTTCAGAGAGCTTTATAAGATTCTCGAAAGCCACCAGTTCTCCCCGCACAACCATCCGAAGTTGCAGCAGCTGTGGCTCAAAGCGCATTATATCGAGGCTGAGAAGCTCCGGGGCCGCCCTCTTGGGGCTGTTGGGAAGTACCGCGTCCGAAGAAAGTTTCCGCTACCCCGCTCCATTTGGGACGGCGAGGAGACAAGTTACTGTTTTAAAGAAAAGAGCAGGAGCGTGCTGCGGGAATGGTACACCCATAACCCCTACCCTTCCCCGCGGGAGAAGAGGGAACTAGCTGAGGCAACTGGGCTAACAACGACACAAGTCAGTAACTGGTTTAAAAACAGACGCCAACGCGACCGAGCAGCGGAGGCGAAGGAGAG GGAGAATAATGAGAACTCGAACACAAACAGTCACAACCCATTAACGTCTTCCATGAATGGAAATAAGACTATTTTAGGAAGCTCGGACGACGACAAAACACCGTCTGGTACTCCTGATCACACCTCGTCGAGCCCGGCTTTGCTCCTCACGTCGAACTCCGGGCTTCAATCCCTGCACGGCCTCGCACCTCCACCTGGTCCCAGCGCCATCCCAGTGCCTAGTGCTGATTCCGTGCATCACCACCATTCATTACACGACACTATACTGAACCCCATGTCATCAAACTTGGTCGACCTTGGCTCTTAA